TAGTTGCGGGTTGTTATGTAACCTATGGAGTTATAAGAAGGAATGCAAAGGTAAGAATTTTAAGGGACGGTGTTATAATTCACGAAGGCAGTATCGCATCGCTTAAAAGGTTTAAAGAAGATGTATCCGAAGTCAAAGAAGGTTATGAGTGCGGTGTCGGTATAGAAGGGTTTAACGATATAAAAGAAGGTGATGTGATAGAAGTTTATCAGATTGTTAAAGTTCAAAGAGAGCTGTGATTGTCGGTGTAATGGAGATTGATTTTAGGATAAACGATAGCTTTTCTCTTAAGGATAAAAGAAGGGTATTGAAGAGTATTATTGAAAAAAGTAGGAGATTGTTTAATATATCGATGGCAGAGACAGACAACAACGAGATGCATAACTTTGCAACGGTTGGATTGAGCATAGTATCAAGGGATGATGGAAGGTTTATTGAGTCGGTGTTTGATAAAATTTTGGATTTTATTGAGAATAACTTTGATGTTGAGATAGTTGATGTTAGAAGGGATTTCCTATGAGAAGAAACAGCGGATTTAAAAGAAAAGACAGGGTTGCAAGCGAGATAAAAAAGGCTGTATCCCATATATTGGAAGTGGAGAGTGGCAACGAAAGACTTAAGGGCATTACTTTGACCGATGTTGAGATGACAGAAGACTTAAGAATAGCAAGGATTTTTGTAAGTTCTCAGAATAGCGATATGAACGAAGAGCTAACACTCAAGGAGCTGAACAACGCTAAGGGCTTTATAAGAAAAAACCTTGCCAAAAAGATAAGAATGAAGTATATGCCGCAGCTTGAGTTTGAGTATGATGAGTCAATAGAGTATGGTTTTAAAATAGATGCAATTTTAAAGGAGATAGAAAAGGAAAATGAAGAGAAAAGTGGCTCAGATTCTGAAGAATGAAGACTCTTTTTTGATTGTTTCTCACAAAAACCCAGACGGCGATGCGATAGGTTCTTCTTTGGCTTTATACAGCGTTTTGAAAGAGTTGGGCAAGGAAGTGTATGTTGAAAATCCTACAAAACCTGCATACACATACGACTTTTTGCCCGACTATGATGCTATTGAGCCTGTAGGCAATTCAAAAGATGTTAAGGTTGTGATTGCCGTTGATAGTGCTGAGATGCACAGATGCGGGCTAAAGAATGAGTATGTGAAGGATAAACTGTTTATCAATATAGACCATCATAAAACCAATCCGGGTTTTGGCGATATCAACATTATTGAGCCTGATGCTGCAGCTGTAGGCTGTATAGTTTGGGATATATTAAAAGAGGGCAATCTGCCAATATCAAAAAGGACTGCCGAGTATCTATATTTAAGCATTCTCACCGATACAGGTTCGTTTAGATACTCATCAACCAGCCCTAAGACATTTGCTATAGCAGGAGAGCTTTTAAAATTGGGCGTTGAGCCTTGGTATATATCGTCAAACATTTATGAGTCTGAAAAACCCGAAACCTATAAACTTCTCTCTTTGGTTCTTGATACATTGACGCTTTATCATGATGGTAAGCTTGCACTTGTTTATGTAACGCAGGAGATGTTCAAGAAGACCAACACAAGCGCTGATAATACGGAGGGTTTTGTTAATTATGCCCGCAGTATAAGAGGTGTTGAAGTTGGTGTTCTTCTAAGGGAAGATGAGTCGAATGTATTTAAGATAAGCATACGCTCAAAGGGTAATATCGATGTTAGCGAAGTTGCTGTTCAGTTTGAAGGAGGTGGCCACAAAAACGCAGCAGGCGGAACAATAAGACTGCCACTAAACGAAGCGATAGAAAGAATAGTCTCTGCGTTTGCTTTTTTGAATGAATAGCATCGTTTTGGTGGATAAACCTGCCGATATAACTTCTTTTGATGTTATAAGGATTTTAAGAAAGAGATTAAAAATAAAGAAGATAGGTCATGCCGGTGTTTTGGATAAGATGGCAACAGGCCTTCTTGTCTGTGCAACAGGCAGAGCAACAAAGCTTTTAAGTATATTTGAAAACTCGTACAAGGTCTATGTCGCAGAGATTACGCTCGGCTTAAAGACGGACACTTACGATATAACTGGAAGAGTTGTTGAAAGGTTTAAAGTCG
This genomic stretch from Hippea alviniae EP5-r harbors:
- a CDS encoding DUF503 domain-containing protein — protein: MEIDFRINDSFSLKDKRRVLKSIIEKSRRLFNISMAETDNNEMHNFATVGLSIVSRDDGRFIESVFDKILDFIENNFDVEIVDVRRDFL
- the rbfA gene encoding 30S ribosome-binding factor RbfA; protein product: MRRNSGFKRKDRVASEIKKAVSHILEVESGNERLKGITLTDVEMTEDLRIARIFVSSQNSDMNEELTLKELNNAKGFIRKNLAKKIRMKYMPQLEFEYDESIEYGFKIDAILKEIEKENEEKSGSDSEE
- a CDS encoding DHH family phosphoesterase, encoding MKRKVAQILKNEDSFLIVSHKNPDGDAIGSSLALYSVLKELGKEVYVENPTKPAYTYDFLPDYDAIEPVGNSKDVKVVIAVDSAEMHRCGLKNEYVKDKLFINIDHHKTNPGFGDINIIEPDAAAVGCIVWDILKEGNLPISKRTAEYLYLSILTDTGSFRYSSTSPKTFAIAGELLKLGVEPWYISSNIYESEKPETYKLLSLVLDTLTLYHDGKLALVYVTQEMFKKTNTSADNTEGFVNYARSIRGVEVGVLLREDESNVFKISIRSKGNIDVSEVAVQFEGGGHKNAAGGTIRLPLNEAIERIVSAFAFLNE